The bacterium sequence AACCTGTCAAGCCCGGAAGCCGCGGGCTGAAATAAATTTTCGATAAAATGGTCCTTACCCTATATATAATTCAAATTCTGGTTTCCATTATTCTTCTGTGGAAGGGTTCAGATATTCTGGTTGAGAGCTCAGTAAATATCGCGAGATATTTCGGAGTGCCTCAACTGATAATCGGACTTACAATAGTAGCACTGGGCACTTCTGCTCCGGAATTAACAGTTACAATAGGTGCAGCTTTAACCGGACAATCAAATATTTCCGTCTCCAATGTAATAGGATCCAACATCTTTAATCTGGGATTCATTCTTGGTAGTATAGCAATTGTGAAATCAGTAAAAACTTCGCCGCGCCTTATTGCAAGGGACGGCTCGGTGCTTATTGGTGCCACTATTGCAGTACTTTTCATGGTGTGGGATACCCATCTCAGCAGGTTCGAGGGATTGATTCTTCTTACAGGGCTTGTCATTTATAATATTTTTTTAATAAGAAACGGGAAGAAAAACAAAGAGGAATCAAAAGAAGAAAAACTTGCAGTAAAGGATATTGTTAACCTTGTTTCAGGTATTGCAGTTGTTGTTCTCGGAGGATATTTTTTACGCAATGGAAGCGTGGGAATAGCACGTATGGCAGGACTTTCCGAATGGGTTATAGGAGCAACAGTTGTAGCTGCAGGCACATCGGCGCCTGAATTTGTAACTTCACTTATGGCAACATTAAAAGGGCACTATGGAATTTCTGCAGGAAATTTAGTGGGAAGCTGTATTTACAATTTTATGGGTGTTTTGGGTATTGCAGTTGTTATAAGGCCCATGAATGTTGCAGCAAGTGCACGGCAGACAATGATTATGACTTTTTTAATAATTGTGACTGCTCTTGTGCTCCTTGCAACGAGGAAAAAAATGTCAAGGCTTGAAGGTGTATTTCTTTTTCTTCTCAGTGCGGTTGTGTGGATTGTTGAATTTATGTAGATTAAGCTTGTGATGAAATTGAGTATTGTATTACGGAATTCCGTTCTTAACTATTTACCCTGACTTTTCTCCATTTCACCAATTTTCTTCAGAAGATACTCTTCATCTTTTTTATCTATGACTTTTTCATCTTTTGTAATCCGGCATACAAGTATGTCTCTGCCGAATTTTTCAAGCCTGCTCAATGTAACCTCATACGGCTCCAAAAGTTCAATTATAGGTTTTAAAAGATACTGTTGGTGGAGATAAGATATACACAGAAGTGTTGCAGATTTGATAAATTCACCTGAGGAAGACAGCGTGCCTGTTGTACGTATAATTGTCAGTATAGTTTTTTTGTTCTTCTGGATTAAACTAAACATGTCAAGTATGATCTTAATATGATCTGCTATCTCATCACCTCGTGCGCCTATCCTGTAAAAATCTTCAATACTATAATACAATTCCCTTATAACGTTTTTATTAACAGGTTTCAGCTTTTCCCTTACAGCCTTGAGTTTTACAGAGTCCAGGGTACGCATGCCTGCATCAAAATCTCTAAAATCTCCGATTGCTTCTGAAATCTTTTCTCTTATTGTATTGTAAATTATTTCTGTATTCTCAATTGCAGTAAGGTGCACTCTCATGTCAATAATAAAAACTCTCGTTGATCCGAACTTTTTAGGCGGTTTAACAGAATGAATGTGAAACCCGGAGACTTCTTCAAGTTTGTTTACAGTTGTTGTTATTGTACGCCTGCCCAGATCCTGCTTTGAAGGTATTACAATAATCAGTTTAAAATCAATAAAAAGATCTGTTGCCTGGCTGACACTCTGATATACTTGAGTAATATTGGATTGTTCCGCCTCTCTTACGAGAAGGGGAATGATGGCCCTGGCGTATTGTTCGAATCCGCCTATTGATTCTATCCACTGAGCCCGATCTCTCTGCTTGTTCAAAACAAGCCGTGAAAAGGCATGATGCAGCCTGGACTGTTCCAA is a genomic window containing:
- a CDS encoding sodium:calcium antiporter: MVLTLYIIQILVSIILLWKGSDILVESSVNIARYFGVPQLIIGLTIVALGTSAPELTVTIGAALTGQSNISVSNVIGSNIFNLGFILGSIAIVKSVKTSPRLIARDGSVLIGATIAVLFMVWDTHLSRFEGLILLTGLVIYNIFLIRNGKKNKEESKEEKLAVKDIVNLVSGIAVVVLGGYFLRNGSVGIARMAGLSEWVIGATVVAAGTSAPEFVTSLMATLKGHYGISAGNLVGSCIYNFMGVLGIAVVIRPMNVAASARQTMIMTFLIIVTALVLLATRKKMSRLEGVFLFLLSAVVWIVEFM